From Vibrio fortis, a single genomic window includes:
- a CDS encoding efflux RND transporter periplasmic adaptor subunit, with the protein MKSFKVASIALVVGAAIGVGASQFFSMNHAAMSSESSTSGADEPLYWVAPMDPNYQRDQPGKSPMGMDLVPVYADDLAGKKDKPGTVTIDPAVENNLGVKSETVKLEPLTPKIETVGYVAFDESRLWQTNVRVSGWVQELFINAVGEKVSKGEVLFTLYSPELVKAQEELLSAYKTGRKGMIGGAKERLLSLGVDKLQINHIVKRGKASQTIEVKAPADGVIATLNIREGGYLSPAQAVISAGPLDEVWVDAEVFERQAHWISQGTAASMTLDAVPGGEWSGRVDYVYPILDPTTRTLRVRLKFPNPDGELKPNMFSNITLKPESEDDVLTVARSSVIHSGGMTRVVLSEGDGKYRSHRIRVGREAGDRVEVLEGLEPGIDVVTSAHFMIDSESSQTADLSRISSVNDEPNQMSSSVWAKGTITNLMVGHRMATIEHQPVPEWDWPGMVMDFTFSEDVDLSGLANGQAIDFEMEKTESGQYQVTDVSQSDDVMATEVWVEGDITMLMADFGMITVNHQAVDEWQWQAGEMNFTTSDDIPLGDYQEGQKVRFLVVKSGTDYVLKQIESAED; encoded by the coding sequence ATGAAATCATTTAAAGTCGCAAGCATTGCACTAGTCGTTGGCGCTGCAATCGGTGTTGGTGCGAGTCAGTTTTTTTCAATGAACCACGCTGCAATGAGCAGTGAATCATCTACCAGTGGTGCAGATGAACCGCTCTATTGGGTGGCACCTATGGATCCGAACTATCAACGCGATCAACCGGGTAAATCACCGATGGGCATGGACTTAGTCCCAGTTTACGCCGATGACTTAGCAGGCAAGAAAGACAAGCCAGGTACGGTAACTATTGATCCTGCGGTTGAAAATAACCTTGGGGTGAAAAGTGAAACGGTGAAATTAGAGCCTCTGACCCCAAAGATCGAGACCGTTGGATACGTTGCGTTTGATGAGAGCCGTTTATGGCAGACCAATGTCCGTGTTTCTGGTTGGGTTCAAGAGTTATTTATTAATGCAGTGGGTGAGAAGGTATCAAAGGGGGAAGTGTTATTCACGCTCTATTCTCCTGAGTTAGTAAAGGCACAAGAAGAGTTGCTCAGTGCTTATAAAACCGGTCGAAAAGGGATGATTGGAGGTGCGAAAGAGCGATTGCTTTCACTCGGTGTTGATAAGTTGCAAATCAATCACATCGTGAAACGGGGTAAGGCCTCACAAACTATTGAAGTAAAAGCGCCTGCCGATGGTGTTATTGCGACCTTGAACATCCGAGAAGGGGGATACCTTTCCCCAGCCCAAGCGGTGATCAGTGCCGGACCACTCGATGAAGTCTGGGTGGATGCCGAAGTATTTGAGCGCCAAGCGCATTGGATCTCTCAAGGTACAGCAGCTTCGATGACGCTAGATGCTGTACCGGGCGGTGAGTGGAGTGGTCGTGTGGATTACGTCTACCCAATTCTCGATCCTACAACACGTACTTTACGTGTACGCCTCAAGTTTCCAAACCCAGATGGTGAGCTAAAACCAAACATGTTCTCAAACATCACTCTTAAGCCTGAAAGCGAAGATGATGTGTTAACAGTAGCGCGCTCTTCCGTGATCCATTCAGGAGGTATGACGCGAGTAGTGCTTTCTGAAGGCGACGGAAAATATCGTTCTCATCGTATCCGAGTGGGTCGTGAAGCAGGTGATCGTGTTGAAGTGCTAGAAGGGCTAGAGCCGGGTATTGATGTGGTTACCTCTGCTCACTTCATGATTGACTCAGAATCGAGTCAAACAGCGGATCTGTCTCGTATCTCTTCAGTTAATGATGAACCAAACCAAATGAGCAGCTCTGTTTGGGCAAAGGGTACTATTACTAACTTGATGGTTGGACATCGCATGGCAACGATAGAGCACCAACCTGTTCCTGAGTGGGATTGGCCGGGCATGGTGATGGACTTTACCTTCTCTGAAGACGTCGATTTATCGGGATTGGCGAACGGTCAAGCGATCGACTTTGAGATGGAGAAGACAGAATCAGGCCAATACCAAGTGACGGATGTGAGTCAGAGTGATGACGTAATGGCGACAGAGGTTTGGGTTGAAGGCGATATCACGATGTTGATGGCAGACTTCGGGATGATCACGGTGAACCATCAAGCCGTTGATGAGTGGCAGTGGCAAGCGGGAGAGATGAACTTCACCACAAGCGACGATATTCCGCTTGGCGATTATCAAGAGGGACAGAAAGTACGTTTTCTAGTGGTGAAATCGGGCACAGATTATGTGTTGAAGCAAATTGAGTCGGCTGAGGATTAG
- a CDS encoding efflux RND transporter permease subunit, with translation MINAIIRWSISNRFLVLVATIALTLGGLYSVKNTPVDAIPDLSDVQVIIKTSYPGQAPQVVEDQVTYPLTTAMLAVPGAETVRGYSFFGDSYVYIIFNDDTDMYWARSRVLEYLSQVAPKLPASAKPTLGPDATGVGWIYSYVLQDKTGQHDLAELRSLQDWFLKYELQTVNGVSEVATVGGMVKQYQVQIDPAKLRAYDLTLKQVNSAIQSGNQETGASVIEVAEAEHMVRTSGYLTGIEDLKALPLKVTAKGTPLLLGDIADVNLGPQMRRGISELNGEGEAVGGVIVMRFGENASEVISEVKIKLEELQRSLPDGVEIVATYDRSTLIDSAVENLWQKLAEEFLVVAIVCALFLFHIRSSLVIALSLPVGILSAFIVMHWQGINANIMSLGGIAIAIGAMVDGAIVMIENVHKHIERTPLNDNNRWQVIGKAAEEVGAPLFFSLLIITLSFVPVFALEGQEGKMFSPLAFTKTYAMAASAGLAITLVPVLMGYFIRGKVLPEHKNPINKGLVGLYRPLLNISLRFPKTIIVVAVALMASAYYPTSKLGSEFIPPLDEGDLMYMPTTYPGISIGKARELLQQTNKLIKTIPEVETVWGKIGRAETATDPAPLTMIETVIQFKPKDTWRDGVTSESLRDELNSLIQFPGLTNAWVMPIKTRIDMLATGIKTPIGIKIAGPDLKVIEKIGADIEPILNELAGTASVYAERVAGGRYVTIDIDRRSAARYGLSIAEIQQVISTAVGGMNVGETIEGLERYPINVRYPQAYRDSVIKLQNLPLITANGARIALADVADVRYEDGPPMIKTENARPNGWVFVDIEGRDLGTYVDNAKRAVAEQLELPAGYSLAWSGQYEYMERAKERLSIVVPITIAIIMLLLYLSFRRVGEVMVIMLTLPLAMVGGVWLMHYLGYNFSIAVGVGFIALAGVAVEIGVIMLVYLNQAWNFRKQDHETTHTPLQHQDLLDAIREGAGLRVRPVMMTVLTVIIGLIPIMYGEGTGSEVMQRIAAPMIGGMASALLLTLLVIPAIFVLWKQREIK, from the coding sequence ATGATAAATGCAATTATTCGCTGGTCGATCAGCAATCGATTTTTGGTACTCGTCGCCACTATCGCGTTGACTTTGGGGGGGCTCTACAGTGTTAAGAACACACCTGTTGATGCGATTCCTGATCTCTCTGATGTACAGGTTATCATCAAAACTAGCTATCCGGGTCAAGCGCCTCAGGTAGTGGAAGATCAAGTAACCTATCCATTAACCACGGCAATGCTTGCGGTACCCGGCGCTGAAACGGTGAGGGGTTACTCGTTTTTTGGTGATTCTTACGTCTATATCATCTTCAATGACGATACTGACATGTATTGGGCGCGTTCAAGGGTGTTGGAATACCTGAGCCAAGTTGCGCCTAAGTTGCCAGCCAGCGCCAAGCCAACACTTGGTCCTGATGCGACCGGTGTGGGCTGGATATATAGCTATGTTTTGCAAGATAAAACGGGTCAGCACGATTTAGCTGAGCTGCGCAGCTTACAAGACTGGTTTTTGAAGTATGAACTTCAAACCGTGAATGGTGTGTCTGAAGTGGCGACCGTTGGCGGCATGGTGAAGCAGTATCAAGTGCAGATCGATCCTGCCAAACTGCGTGCTTACGACCTGACATTAAAGCAGGTGAATAGCGCTATTCAGAGCGGAAACCAAGAAACAGGCGCTTCAGTGATTGAGGTAGCAGAAGCGGAACACATGGTGCGCACATCGGGTTATCTAACGGGGATTGAAGACCTAAAAGCCTTGCCTTTAAAGGTGACGGCGAAAGGAACCCCTTTGCTGTTAGGTGACATTGCCGACGTTAACCTTGGTCCACAAATGCGCCGAGGCATCTCAGAGCTAAATGGGGAAGGTGAGGCCGTTGGCGGCGTCATTGTGATGCGTTTTGGCGAGAATGCCAGTGAGGTGATCTCTGAGGTAAAAATTAAGCTGGAAGAGCTACAACGAAGCCTGCCGGATGGTGTCGAGATTGTTGCAACCTATGACCGTTCAACTCTGATCGATTCTGCGGTTGAAAACCTTTGGCAGAAGCTTGCCGAAGAGTTCTTAGTGGTTGCGATTGTGTGTGCCTTGTTCTTGTTTCACATTCGCTCATCGTTGGTGATCGCGCTAAGTCTCCCGGTGGGTATCTTGTCGGCATTCATCGTGATGCACTGGCAGGGTATTAACGCAAACATCATGTCGCTTGGCGGCATCGCGATTGCAATCGGCGCTATGGTGGATGGTGCGATCGTGATGATTGAAAACGTGCATAAACATATCGAGCGCACACCACTTAATGACAACAATCGTTGGCAGGTGATCGGCAAAGCTGCAGAAGAGGTGGGTGCACCGCTGTTCTTCTCACTATTGATCATTACATTGAGTTTTGTGCCAGTGTTCGCCTTAGAAGGTCAAGAGGGCAAGATGTTCTCGCCTCTTGCGTTTACTAAAACCTACGCGATGGCAGCATCTGCCGGTTTGGCAATCACATTAGTGCCTGTGCTTATGGGTTACTTCATTCGCGGTAAGGTACTTCCTGAGCATAAGAACCCGATCAATAAGGGTTTGGTTGGCTTGTATCGTCCGCTTCTGAATATAAGCCTACGCTTCCCTAAAACGATTATCGTAGTGGCAGTTGCTTTGATGGCATCAGCGTATTACCCAACCAGCAAACTTGGTAGTGAGTTTATTCCTCCGCTCGATGAAGGGGATTTGATGTACATGCCAACGACCTATCCAGGGATCTCGATAGGTAAAGCGCGTGAGCTACTCCAGCAAACCAATAAGCTTATTAAAACCATTCCTGAAGTGGAAACGGTGTGGGGCAAGATAGGTCGTGCTGAGACAGCGACGGATCCGGCACCACTAACCATGATTGAAACGGTTATTCAGTTTAAGCCTAAAGATACATGGCGTGACGGTGTCACCTCTGAGTCTTTGCGTGATGAACTCAATAGTCTGATTCAGTTCCCCGGTTTAACCAATGCTTGGGTTATGCCAATCAAAACCCGAATTGACATGTTGGCTACAGGTATCAAGACACCGATCGGGATCAAGATTGCCGGCCCAGACCTTAAGGTGATTGAGAAAATCGGCGCGGATATAGAGCCGATCTTGAACGAATTGGCGGGAACAGCTTCAGTTTATGCCGAGCGTGTAGCGGGTGGTCGTTATGTGACCATCGATATTGATCGTCGTTCGGCTGCGCGATACGGCTTAAGTATTGCTGAGATCCAACAGGTTATTTCAACTGCTGTTGGCGGGATGAACGTTGGTGAAACCATCGAGGGGCTTGAGCGCTACCCAATCAATGTGCGTTATCCACAAGCCTATCGTGATTCAGTGATTAAGTTACAGAACTTACCTCTGATCACCGCGAATGGAGCGCGCATTGCTTTAGCCGATGTCGCCGATGTGCGCTACGAGGACGGCCCTCCAATGATCAAAACAGAAAACGCACGACCAAATGGGTGGGTGTTTGTTGATATTGAAGGACGAGACTTGGGGACTTATGTCGATAACGCTAAACGTGCGGTCGCAGAACAGCTAGAGCTTCCTGCTGGGTATTCACTGGCATGGTCTGGTCAATATGAATACATGGAGCGAGCAAAAGAGCGCTTGAGCATTGTGGTGCCGATTACCATTGCCATCATCATGCTACTGCTTTACCTAAGCTTCCGCCGCGTTGGAGAGGTGATGGTGATTATGCTGACTCTGCCATTGGCGATGGTGGGGGGCGTTTGGTTGATGCACTACCTTGGCTATAACTTCTCAATAGCGGTAGGGGTTGGCTTTATCGCGTTAGCGGGAGTTGCCGTTGAGATTGGCGTGATCATGCTGGTTTACCTAAACCAAGCTTGGAACTTTAGAAAGCAAGATCATGAAACGACCCATACGCCATTACAACACCAAGACCTCTTGGATGCGATTCGTGAAGGGGCTGGGTTGCGAGTGCGCCCCGTGATGATGACAGTACTGACAGTCATTATCGGTTTGATTCCAATTATGTATGGCGAAGGGACAGGCTCAGAGGTGATGCAAAGAATTGCGGCTCCTATGATTGGTGGCATGGCATCTGCCTTACTGTTGACCTTACTGGTTATCCCAGCCATTTTCGTGCTTTGGAAACAACGAGAAATTAAGTAA
- the copI gene encoding copper-resistant cuproprotein CopI, translated as MKKTIIALGLALFTTSALAQMDHSKMDHGKMDHGSMNHGEMDHSNMDHSNMMGMQRTSSVGMPANGAKPDKVIHVILSDDKTITFKKAVDIEPNDVVQFVVMNTGEQPHEFSIGSKEELQSHRKMMSAMAGMEHDTKNSIVVEPKKARQFMWHFHGDSDVEFACNFKGHAEAGMTKTIKL; from the coding sequence ATGAAAAAGACAATTATCGCTTTGGGCTTAGCTCTGTTTACAACTTCTGCTCTTGCTCAGATGGACCACTCTAAAATGGATCACGGCAAGATGGACCATGGCAGTATGAATCATGGTGAGATGGATCATTCAAATATGGATCACTCCAACATGATGGGAATGCAACGTACCTCAAGTGTCGGTATGCCGGCTAATGGTGCTAAACCCGATAAGGTGATTCACGTTATTCTTAGCGACGATAAAACCATCACCTTCAAGAAAGCTGTTGATATAGAGCCAAATGACGTAGTGCAGTTTGTTGTGATGAATACGGGAGAGCAACCTCATGAGTTCTCAATTGGCAGTAAGGAAGAGCTGCAAAGTCATCGCAAAATGATGTCAGCAATGGCTGGCATGGAGCACGATACCAAGAACTCGATCGTCGTTGAGCCAAAGAAAGCCCGTCAGTTTATGTGGCACTTCCACGGTGATAGTGACGTCGAGTTTGCTTGTAACTTCAAGGGTCACGCTGAAGCTGGGATGACAAAAACGATCAAGCTTTAA
- a CDS encoding AraC family transcriptional regulator yields the protein MVDSSYQVPVIQTNYAKILVQMFSEHGLDLHQLLEESGLPPDLIQSDSDFVPSESIKRLIYLTSVQLGVSKFTDLLGLAFRRRIIPHVLHQFVDYKTVGDALQNISKIFSSDSPGSQITLVEEHGQVWFCRRVLDEDSPRFQWGEAFAIIYIIELISILSNRPWHPMKIRLQGYESDVVSTITTSHCQLFVEQGQTAVLIPNDILQLPIQLTSKDLSPKPALVEWHTSFTDSVYELLKPYMKEQDLSIEDAAQLLNFSVRTFQRKLKQENTSFRKIKENLMYSVACELMEKGHSLTYISSQLGYTNISHFSRAFKRVSGLTPKIYQRSISSS from the coding sequence ATGGTAGATTCGAGTTACCAAGTTCCTGTGATTCAAACGAATTATGCAAAGATTCTGGTGCAAATGTTCTCTGAACACGGCTTAGATTTACACCAACTACTAGAGGAGTCGGGACTGCCACCAGATTTGATTCAGTCCGACAGCGATTTTGTGCCCTCTGAATCGATAAAACGCCTTATCTACCTCACTTCGGTTCAACTGGGCGTCTCTAAATTTACCGACCTACTTGGTTTAGCCTTTCGACGTCGCATCATCCCACATGTCTTGCATCAGTTTGTTGATTACAAAACTGTCGGAGATGCACTACAGAACATAAGTAAAATCTTCTCTAGCGACTCACCGGGAAGCCAGATCACACTGGTTGAAGAACACGGCCAAGTATGGTTTTGCAGGCGAGTACTTGATGAGGACTCCCCGCGTTTCCAATGGGGAGAAGCGTTTGCCATCATTTACATTATTGAACTCATCAGCATACTTTCAAACCGCCCTTGGCACCCTATGAAGATTCGGCTTCAGGGCTATGAGAGCGACGTGGTTAGCACCATAACCACCAGCCATTGTCAGCTATTTGTTGAGCAAGGGCAGACGGCAGTGCTGATCCCAAATGATATTTTACAACTGCCCATTCAACTCACTAGTAAGGATTTAAGCCCAAAACCCGCTCTGGTTGAGTGGCATACCAGCTTTACTGATAGTGTTTACGAGCTGCTCAAGCCGTATATGAAAGAGCAAGATCTTTCGATCGAAGACGCCGCACAGTTACTCAACTTTTCAGTGCGTACCTTCCAACGAAAACTTAAGCAAGAGAACACCTCTTTTCGCAAGATCAAAGAGAATCTAATGTACTCAGTAGCCTGTGAATTGATGGAGAAAGGCCACTCTCTCACCTACATTTCAAGTCAGCTTGGCTACACCAATATTTCGCATTTTTCGAGAGCTTTTAAACGAGTCTCTGGACTCACACCTAAAATCTATCAGCGCTCAATCTCATCCTCTTAA